Proteins encoded in a region of the Isosphaeraceae bacterium EP7 genome:
- a CDS encoding leucyl aminopeptidase — protein MDVRIERLGPDQVDSPWLAVGVFEDQVGPPAGLEANVLGVLVGRLLESKDLGTAVGEVSLLHGDWSMPARSAALVGLGTKAAFNAGAAFSAGVALGKKLAGRKRDRIALALPGEGLAPSIISAWVEGFIVGTRGPGLHKSEPSRHEPGELIVAVPAGSLADADLTLAVERGRTVGWAMNLARDLVNTPPAEKPPHILADRAKVLAEEAGLEVEVWGEARLEDERFGGLLAVAAGSDEPPAFVRISYRKGGEDPVLALVGKGVTFDSGGLSLKPSSSMEDMKSDMTGSAVVLATVLAASKLGLKVNVDAYLAVTENMTGGRAMKLGDVLTMRNGKTVEVMNTDAEGRLILADALSYVAEQKPARVIDLATLTGACMVALGTKYAGLFSNDDALANDVLAASKATGERAWRLPLDEDFKELFKSPVADLKNVGGKWGGAITAAKFLEQFVGGVPWVHLDIAGPSWADNDSATRDCGGTGCFVRTLVTLLETSAKG, from the coding sequence ATGGACGTGCGGATCGAGCGGCTGGGCCCGGATCAGGTCGACTCTCCCTGGCTCGCCGTCGGCGTCTTCGAGGACCAGGTCGGCCCACCCGCGGGGCTTGAGGCCAATGTGCTCGGGGTGCTGGTCGGGCGCCTGCTGGAGTCGAAGGACCTGGGAACGGCGGTCGGGGAAGTCTCGCTGCTGCACGGCGACTGGTCGATGCCGGCCAGATCGGCGGCGTTGGTGGGGCTGGGGACCAAGGCGGCGTTCAACGCGGGGGCGGCCTTCTCCGCCGGCGTTGCCCTGGGCAAGAAGCTGGCCGGCCGCAAGCGAGATCGCATCGCGCTGGCCCTGCCAGGTGAGGGTCTGGCACCCTCGATCATCTCCGCCTGGGTCGAAGGATTCATCGTCGGGACGCGCGGGCCGGGCCTGCACAAGAGCGAGCCGTCCAGGCATGAACCCGGAGAGTTGATCGTCGCGGTCCCCGCCGGATCGCTCGCCGATGCCGACCTGACCCTCGCCGTTGAACGCGGCAGGACGGTGGGCTGGGCCATGAACCTGGCCCGCGACCTGGTCAACACACCGCCCGCCGAGAAGCCGCCACACATCCTCGCGGACCGCGCCAAGGTGCTGGCCGAGGAGGCGGGCCTGGAGGTTGAGGTCTGGGGCGAAGCTCGCCTGGAGGATGAACGGTTCGGTGGCCTGCTGGCCGTCGCCGCGGGGTCCGACGAACCCCCTGCGTTCGTCCGGATCAGTTACCGCAAGGGAGGAGAGGACCCCGTGCTGGCCCTTGTGGGCAAAGGGGTAACATTCGACTCCGGCGGCCTCTCGCTCAAGCCGAGCTCCTCGATGGAGGACATGAAGTCGGACATGACCGGGTCGGCCGTGGTCCTGGCGACGGTCCTGGCGGCGTCCAAGCTCGGCTTGAAGGTCAATGTCGACGCCTACCTCGCCGTGACGGAGAACATGACCGGGGGCCGCGCGATGAAGCTGGGCGACGTGCTCACAATGCGCAACGGCAAGACCGTCGAGGTGATGAACACCGACGCTGAAGGGCGCCTAATCCTCGCCGATGCGCTCAGCTACGTGGCCGAACAAAAGCCCGCGCGTGTGATCGACCTGGCCACGCTGACCGGGGCGTGCATGGTCGCCCTGGGGACGAAGTACGCCGGCCTCTTCTCCAACGATGATGCGCTGGCGAACGACGTCCTGGCCGCCAGCAAGGCGACCGGCGAGCGGGCCTGGCGGTTGCCGCTGGATGAGGACTTCAAGGAGCTCTTCAAGAGCCCGGTGGCCGACCTGAAGAATGTCGGGGGCAAGTGGGGCGGGGCGATCACCGCGGCCAAATTCCTGGAGCAATTCGTCGGCGGCGTACCCTGGGTCCACCTGGACATCGCCGGCCCCAGCTGGGCCGATAACGACAGCGCGACCCGCGACTGCGGCGGGACCGGCTGCTTCGTCCGCACCCTGGTTACCCTGCTGGAGACATCGGCGAAGGGCTGA
- a CDS encoding PEGA domain-containing protein → MSHVPNRIRVQFIVALGLLAASTTGCVERRYTIRTDPPGALAIVNGEEIGATPVSRSFAFYNDREITLMADGYQTMKVIQPVKAPWYDNIFTEFFSENLVPVTLRDERDFYYKLTPVSVPESGDLVGRAEGLRAEALVTPPPKRGGILGFFGF, encoded by the coding sequence GTGAGCCACGTTCCGAACCGCATTCGCGTCCAGTTCATCGTCGCCCTCGGGCTGCTCGCCGCCTCAACCACGGGGTGCGTCGAGCGGCGGTATACGATCCGCACGGACCCGCCCGGTGCGCTCGCGATCGTCAACGGCGAGGAGATCGGGGCCACCCCGGTGTCGCGCAGCTTCGCGTTCTACAACGACCGCGAGATCACGCTGATGGCCGACGGGTACCAGACGATGAAGGTCATCCAGCCGGTGAAAGCCCCCTGGTATGACAATATCTTCACCGAGTTCTTCTCCGAGAACCTGGTTCCGGTCACCCTGCGCGACGAGCGCGACTTCTATTACAAGCTGACGCCGGTGTCCGTCCCAGAGTCGGGCGACCTGGTGGGCCGGGCCGAAGGGCTGCGGGCCGAGGCCCTGGTGACACCTCCGCCGAAGCGTGGCGGGATCCTGGGCTTCTTCGGGTTCTGA
- a CDS encoding carbon-nitrogen hydrolase family protein produces MNLRAAAIQMQSEPGRTGENLDRADAFLHRAFDQGAELAVLPEMFNTGYCASPDFFSLAEDRDGPTIRLMRERSRLWGMAIAGGFVEGAGGHLYDSMFYCEPDGGVQVYRKQNLVFWESSKFRRGASPLVVETRWGRVGFAICADMIYRRVWDAYRGAIDLAIVGAAWPNFGDRSTGRGHWLLGQVGPLAGQIPAMVADDLGIPVVFANQCGPTRTKIPVMMTRLNDAFAGRSALADGPGGSRRVAGINEEMILGDLTIRSERGQRPCPITYPSASVA; encoded by the coding sequence ATGAACCTGCGCGCCGCCGCGATCCAGATGCAGTCCGAGCCGGGCCGCACCGGGGAGAACCTCGATCGGGCCGATGCGTTCCTGCACCGGGCCTTCGACCAGGGGGCCGAACTCGCGGTCTTGCCCGAGATGTTCAACACCGGCTACTGCGCCTCGCCCGACTTCTTCAGCCTGGCCGAGGACCGCGACGGCCCCACCATCCGCCTGATGCGCGAGCGCAGCAGGCTATGGGGGATGGCGATCGCCGGCGGGTTCGTCGAGGGAGCCGGCGGGCATCTTTATGACTCGATGTTTTATTGCGAGCCCGACGGCGGCGTCCAGGTCTATCGCAAGCAAAACCTCGTCTTCTGGGAGAGCTCGAAGTTCCGGCGGGGGGCCTCTCCGCTCGTCGTCGAGACTCGCTGGGGCCGGGTTGGGTTTGCGATCTGCGCCGACATGATCTATCGTCGGGTCTGGGATGCCTACCGTGGCGCCATCGACCTGGCGATCGTCGGGGCGGCCTGGCCGAATTTCGGCGACCGATCCACGGGGCGCGGGCACTGGCTGCTCGGGCAGGTGGGCCCGCTGGCGGGTCAGATTCCGGCCATGGTCGCCGACGACCTGGGGATTCCCGTCGTGTTCGCCAACCAGTGCGGGCCGACGCGGACGAAGATCCCGGTCATGATGACCCGCCTGAATGACGCATTCGCCGGCCGGAGCGCCCTGGCCGACGGCCCCGGCGGCTCGAGGCGGGTGGCCGGGATCAATGAAGAGATGATCCTGGGTGACCTGACGATCCGATCCGAGAGAGGACAGCGCCCGTGCCCTATTACGTACCCCTCGGCGTCCGTGGCCTGA
- the asnB gene encoding asparagine synthase (glutamine-hydrolyzing) — protein MCGIAGAFDLTGTREFPRERLLAMTQAIVHRGPDDDGFHVEPGVALGARRLSIVDLAGGHQPIANEDRSIWVAFNGELFEYPELRRDLLANGHTLSTRCDTEAWVHLYEESGLGMFDRARGQFAVSLWDRTNRKLVLGRDRVGICPLYYAERDGWLLWGSEVKALLASGMVKAEPDVKGIDHLFSFFCAGTTRTFFQGVKSLAPGWFLEVEDGQIRPKRYWDFEFPDKGQERRLDDPAPLIDEFEGLLQQSIERRLRGDVPVVSYISGGLDSTVVLGLATRQMGRPVPSFTIGWLNKAGPDERAEAAESAEALGSPLTTVEMRKSDISRAFPELITAAEGPVMDTSCAALMRLAQSVHSEGYKVALTGEGADEALAGYVWYKSRKFWDGLEDRFGGGPGSRLRNLGLKLVGGGDAHRPPRFVLGEPRTAQQDMYELIGQARPVLFSDAMWDRIAESTPYADLGLDVTRMERWAPLNRSLYVGYKVMLAGLLMIAKGDRISMNASVETRYPFLDDDVIKFCSEISPDYKLRGWNEKWILRQVAARTLPPAIANRPKTMFRARMAQTFLGDDRPHWVDQLLSPESLRKTGYFNPEMVARERLIQTSIPRITPRRFVFDVALTCVVTTQLWHHIYCGGGLCDLPTWQPPVPANLEAVGVA, from the coding sequence ATGTGCGGCATCGCCGGTGCGTTCGACCTGACCGGGACTCGCGAGTTCCCCCGCGAGCGACTGCTCGCGATGACCCAGGCCATCGTCCATCGCGGCCCCGACGACGACGGCTTCCACGTCGAGCCCGGCGTGGCGTTGGGCGCTCGCAGGCTCTCGATCGTCGACCTTGCCGGCGGCCACCAGCCGATCGCAAACGAGGATCGGTCGATCTGGGTCGCCTTCAACGGCGAGCTGTTCGAGTACCCCGAGCTGCGCCGCGACCTGCTGGCCAACGGCCACACGCTGTCCACCCGCTGCGACACCGAGGCGTGGGTGCATCTGTACGAGGAGAGCGGCCTGGGCATGTTCGACCGGGCGCGTGGGCAGTTCGCCGTCTCGCTCTGGGACCGGACCAACCGCAAGCTCGTCCTGGGCCGCGATCGCGTGGGGATCTGCCCGCTCTATTACGCCGAGCGCGACGGCTGGCTGCTCTGGGGCTCGGAAGTCAAGGCGCTCCTGGCGTCTGGCATGGTCAAGGCCGAGCCCGACGTGAAGGGGATCGACCACCTCTTCTCGTTCTTCTGCGCGGGGACCACGCGGACCTTCTTCCAGGGGGTCAAGTCACTGGCCCCCGGCTGGTTCCTTGAGGTCGAGGACGGCCAGATCAGGCCCAAACGCTACTGGGATTTCGAATTCCCAGACAAAGGCCAGGAGCGTCGGCTCGACGACCCGGCCCCATTGATTGACGAATTCGAGGGGCTGCTCCAGCAGTCGATCGAGCGTCGCCTACGCGGCGACGTGCCTGTGGTCAGCTACATCAGCGGCGGGCTCGACTCGACCGTGGTGCTTGGCCTGGCCACCCGGCAGATGGGCCGGCCGGTCCCCTCGTTCACGATTGGCTGGCTGAACAAGGCGGGCCCCGACGAGCGGGCAGAGGCCGCCGAGAGCGCCGAGGCGCTCGGTTCCCCGCTGACGACCGTCGAGATGCGCAAGTCGGACATCTCGCGGGCCTTCCCCGAGCTGATCACGGCCGCCGAGGGGCCCGTGATGGATACCTCGTGCGCCGCCCTGATGCGGCTGGCGCAATCGGTGCACTCCGAAGGCTACAAGGTCGCCCTGACCGGCGAAGGGGCCGACGAGGCTCTGGCGGGCTACGTCTGGTACAAGTCGCGCAAGTTCTGGGACGGCCTGGAAGATCGGTTCGGCGGCGGCCCCGGCTCCAGGCTGAGGAATCTCGGCCTGAAACTCGTCGGCGGCGGCGACGCCCATCGCCCGCCCCGGTTCGTGCTCGGAGAGCCGAGGACGGCGCAGCAGGACATGTACGAGCTGATCGGCCAGGCCAGGCCCGTCCTGTTCAGCGACGCGATGTGGGACCGGATCGCCGAGAGCACTCCTTACGCCGATCTGGGCCTTGACGTCACGCGTATGGAGCGTTGGGCGCCGCTCAATCGTTCGCTGTACGTCGGCTACAAGGTGATGCTCGCGGGCCTCTTGATGATCGCCAAGGGGGACCGGATCTCGATGAACGCGTCGGTCGAGACGCGTTACCCGTTCCTCGACGACGACGTCATCAAGTTCTGCTCGGAGATCTCCCCCGACTACAAGCTGCGTGGCTGGAATGAGAAGTGGATCCTCCGCCAGGTCGCGGCCAGGACCTTGCCGCCGGCGATCGCCAACCGGCCCAAGACCATGTTCCGGGCCCGAATGGCGCAAACCTTCCTCGGCGACGACCGGCCGCACTGGGTCGACCAGCTCCTCAGCCCCGAGAGCCTGCGGAAGACCGGCTATTTCAACCCCGAGATGGTCGCGCGGGAGCGCCTGATCCAGACGAGCATCCCCCGGATCACGCCCAGGCGATTCGTCTTCGACGTCGCCCTGACGTGCGTGGTGACGACCCAGCTCTGGCATCACATCTATTGCGGCGGCGGCCTCTGCGACCTGCCCACCTGGCAGCCGCCGGTTCCCGCCAACCTCGAAGCGGTCGGGGTCGCCTGA
- the dtd gene encoding D-aminoacyl-tRNA deacylase, translated as MRAVLQRVTSASVAVGDEVVGAIGTGWLVLLGVARGDTDDDAVKLAAKVVGLRAFEDDAGKMNLSVGEVAGSVLVVSQFTIMGDCRAGRRPSFIDAAEPFEAERVYERFAAEVAAAGLTVARGRFRADMAVALVNDGPVTLLLDTRKAF; from the coding sequence ATGAGGGCGGTGCTCCAGCGAGTGACGTCCGCGTCGGTCGCGGTCGGCGATGAAGTCGTCGGCGCGATCGGCACGGGCTGGCTGGTCCTCCTCGGGGTCGCCCGGGGGGACACTGACGACGACGCGGTGAAGCTCGCCGCGAAGGTCGTCGGCCTTCGGGCCTTCGAAGACGACGCGGGGAAGATGAACCTGAGCGTCGGAGAGGTCGCGGGATCGGTGCTGGTCGTCAGCCAGTTCACGATCATGGGCGACTGTCGGGCCGGTCGGCGGCCGAGCTTTATCGACGCGGCCGAGCCGTTCGAGGCCGAGCGGGTGTACGAGCGATTCGCGGCCGAGGTTGCCGCCGCCGGCCTGACGGTGGCCCGCGGCCGGTTCCGGGCCGACATGGCGGTGGCCCTGGTGAACGATGGCCCCGTCACGCTCTTGCTCGACACCCGCAAGGCGTTCTAA
- a CDS encoding FGGY-family carbohydrate kinase, with protein sequence MAQGPFLLGLDVGTQSLRAALVNLEGKTVAYGVAAIETTYPRPAWAEQAPERWWQAAREALAAALSSGEVKPDEIVGIGLDCTACTVLACDLDGKPLRPALLWMDQRSSKEADDIGATNDPILRYVSGRVSPEWMLPKALWLKRNEPETYRRADRIIECTDWMMHKLTGDWTLSLNHVAVKWNYARPDGGWPLAMMAAVGLDDLPTKWPTSIVPLGAGGATLSRQAAAELGLREGTPVAQGGIDAYLGMLGLGATAAGDVAVIVGSSTCHLAQSAVGVFGSGAAGCYPDATVEGLYTVEAGQTATGSILDWYRRHFAGHEQRLAEQRGVNVYQVLDEQAAATPPGADGLLVRDDWQGNRSPYKDPAARGAIVGLSLSHGPGHIFRALYEATACGTRHILEDAAAHGLAVERIVVGGGGAKSPLWLQVHADILQRPITLTRETESCALGSAMAAAIAAGCASGFDEAAERMVNVERVVEPNAAHAGIYDDLFGRYKELYGRLKA encoded by the coding sequence ATGGCCCAAGGTCCGTTCCTGCTCGGCCTCGATGTCGGGACCCAGAGCCTCCGCGCGGCTCTCGTGAATCTGGAAGGCAAGACCGTCGCCTATGGCGTCGCTGCCATTGAGACGACTTACCCTCGGCCCGCCTGGGCCGAGCAGGCCCCGGAGCGCTGGTGGCAGGCCGCCCGCGAGGCCCTGGCCGCGGCCCTCTCCAGCGGCGAGGTGAAGCCCGACGAGATCGTCGGCATCGGCCTCGATTGCACTGCATGCACCGTGCTTGCCTGCGACCTCGACGGCAAGCCCCTGCGGCCCGCGTTGCTCTGGATGGACCAGCGGTCGTCGAAGGAGGCCGATGACATCGGCGCGACGAACGACCCGATCCTGCGCTACGTCTCGGGCCGGGTCTCTCCCGAGTGGATGCTTCCCAAGGCGCTCTGGCTCAAGCGCAATGAACCAGAGACCTATCGCAGAGCCGACCGGATCATCGAGTGCACCGACTGGATGATGCACAAGCTGACCGGCGACTGGACACTCTCGCTCAATCATGTCGCGGTGAAGTGGAACTACGCACGGCCCGACGGCGGCTGGCCGCTGGCGATGATGGCGGCCGTCGGTCTCGACGATCTCCCGACGAAGTGGCCCACCTCGATTGTCCCGCTTGGTGCGGGCGGCGCCACCTTATCCCGGCAAGCGGCCGCCGAGCTTGGTCTGCGCGAGGGAACTCCGGTCGCGCAAGGGGGGATTGATGCTTACCTGGGTATGCTCGGGCTGGGTGCGACCGCGGCGGGCGACGTGGCCGTGATTGTCGGCTCCAGCACCTGCCACCTGGCGCAGTCGGCCGTGGGGGTCTTCGGCTCGGGGGCCGCCGGCTGCTATCCCGACGCGACGGTCGAGGGGCTCTATACCGTCGAGGCGGGGCAGACCGCCACGGGCTCGATCCTCGACTGGTATCGCCGCCACTTCGCAGGCCATGAGCAGCGGCTCGCGGAACAGCGGGGAGTCAACGTCTACCAGGTCCTGGATGAGCAGGCCGCCGCCACACCCCCGGGCGCCGATGGGCTGCTGGTGCGCGACGACTGGCAGGGGAATCGTTCGCCCTACAAAGACCCCGCGGCACGCGGAGCGATCGTCGGCCTTAGCCTGTCGCACGGCCCCGGCCACATCTTCCGGGCACTCTACGAGGCGACGGCCTGCGGCACGCGGCACATCCTGGAAGACGCAGCGGCACACGGGCTGGCGGTCGAGCGGATCGTCGTGGGCGGGGGTGGGGCCAAGTCGCCGCTCTGGCTCCAGGTTCACGCCGACATCCTCCAGAGGCCCATCACGTTGACCCGCGAGACGGAGTCGTGCGCACTCGGCTCGGCGATGGCCGCGGCGATCGCAGCCGGATGCGCCTCCGGTTTCGACGAGGCCGCCGAGCGCATGGTGAACGTCGAGCGTGTCGTCGAGCCGAACGCGGCGCATGCCGGGATCTATGACGACCTGTTCGGCCGCTACAAAGAGCTGTACGGCCGCCTCAAAGCCTGA
- a CDS encoding NTP transferase domain-containing protein — MVSGPLAIILAAGHGKRMRSEKAKVLHDLCGRPMIRYVVDAARAAGARTIVVVVGYGADQVRAALAGEPDILFAVQKDQLGTGDAVKACRQVLGDYRGPALVLVGDEPLIRPEPLVDLLRRQEAEGVSALLGTAMMPDPTGFGRILRDTSGRFLRIVEQRDCSPEEAAIREVNPSCYVFELPVLWDALDRLGTGNAQGEYYLTDAPELLHEMGHKVVAVPCLDPDDVLGINTRQHLAQAHATMQARIQDRLMSDGVHIVDPRNTYIDGRAEIGQDTVIFPFSVLTGTVRIGQGCRVGPFAHLRDGTVLGDRAEVGAFAEVNRSTLDAGVLVRHLAYLGDTHVGAGANIGAGVVTANYDGQSKGATEIGPNAFIGSGVVLVAPVSVGEGAVVGAGAVVTRGRDVEPGQTVVGVPARPIASRAGRS, encoded by the coding sequence ATGGTATCCGGGCCTCTGGCGATCATCCTGGCGGCGGGACACGGCAAGCGGATGCGGTCGGAGAAGGCCAAGGTCCTGCACGATCTCTGCGGCCGGCCGATGATCCGCTACGTCGTCGACGCCGCCCGTGCCGCGGGAGCCCGCACCATCGTCGTCGTCGTCGGCTACGGCGCCGACCAGGTCCGCGCCGCCCTGGCCGGCGAGCCCGACATCCTCTTCGCCGTGCAGAAAGACCAGCTCGGGACCGGCGACGCCGTCAAGGCATGCCGCCAGGTGCTGGGCGACTATCGCGGTCCCGCCCTGGTCCTGGTCGGCGACGAGCCCTTGATCCGGCCCGAGCCGCTGGTCGACCTGCTCCGTCGCCAGGAGGCTGAAGGGGTCTCCGCGCTGCTGGGCACCGCCATGATGCCCGACCCGACCGGCTTCGGGCGGATCTTGCGCGACACCTCGGGACGCTTCCTCAGGATCGTCGAGCAGCGCGATTGCAGCCCCGAGGAGGCCGCCATCCGCGAGGTGAACCCGAGTTGCTACGTCTTCGAGCTTCCCGTGCTCTGGGACGCGCTCGACCGCCTGGGAACCGGCAACGCGCAGGGGGAATACTACCTGACCGACGCCCCCGAGCTGCTGCACGAGATGGGCCACAAGGTGGTGGCCGTCCCCTGCCTGGACCCCGACGACGTGCTCGGGATTAACACCCGCCAGCATCTTGCTCAGGCCCACGCGACGATGCAGGCCAGGATCCAGGACCGCCTGATGTCCGACGGCGTGCACATCGTCGACCCCCGGAACACCTACATCGACGGCCGCGCCGAGATCGGCCAGGACACCGTCATCTTCCCGTTTAGCGTCCTGACCGGAACGGTACGCATCGGCCAAGGCTGCCGCGTCGGCCCGTTTGCCCACCTTCGAGACGGTACCGTCCTGGGCGATCGCGCCGAGGTCGGCGCCTTCGCCGAGGTCAATCGGTCGACCCTCGACGCGGGAGTGCTGGTCCGCCACCTGGCCTACCTGGGCGATACCCACGTCGGGGCCGGTGCAAACATCGGGGCGGGCGTCGTCACGGCCAATTATGACGGCCAGTCGAAAGGGGCCACCGAGATCGGCCCGAACGCCTTCATCGGCTCCGGGGTCGTGCTCGTCGCGCCGGTGAGCGTGGGCGAAGGGGCCGTCGTCGGCGCGGGCGCGGTCGTCACACGGGGTCGTGACGTCGAGCCCGGCCAGACGGTCGTCGGAGTGCCGGCCCGGCCGATCGCGAGCCGGGCCGGCAGGTCCTGA
- the gatC gene encoding Asp-tRNA(Asn)/Glu-tRNA(Gln) amidotransferase subunit GatC codes for MALTPDEVAKVALLARLRLSPDELQTYTGQLNSIVEFVAQLQGLDTADVEPLAHGVEVRNVFRPDVRGESLSREDALANAPKRNREGFLVPVVLE; via the coding sequence ATGGCCCTGACACCCGACGAGGTGGCGAAGGTCGCCCTGCTGGCCCGGCTCCGCCTGAGCCCCGACGAGTTGCAGACTTACACCGGCCAGCTCAACTCGATCGTCGAGTTCGTCGCCCAGCTCCAGGGGCTGGACACCGCCGACGTCGAGCCGCTGGCGCACGGCGTCGAGGTCCGCAACGTCTTCCGCCCGGACGTCCGGGGCGAGTCCCTGTCTCGTGAAGACGCGCTGGCCAACGCCCCCAAGCGCAACCGCGAGGGCTTCCTCGTCCCGGTCGTGCTGGAATAA
- the gatA gene encoding Asp-tRNA(Asn)/Glu-tRNA(Gln) amidotransferase subunit GatA — MIDPTRVTATGLIDQYSSGAVTAEEVTRAYLDRIDRFDDRLHVFLHRDAEAALAKAQDVDRRRKAGEPLGALAGVPIAIKDVLCTRGEPTTCGSKMLQNFRPPYDATVIKKLHAADAILIGKTNMDEFAMGSSTENSAYGPTRNPWDTERIPGGSSGGSAAAVAADFAPISLGSDTGGSIRQPAALCGIVGLKPTYGRVSRYGLIAFASSLDQIGPFSHDLADTALLMKVISGRDPMDATSVDEPVPDYPATLNTPPKSLRIGLVREFFGEGLDPEIETAVREAIKVYQAAGATIHEVSLPHSKYGVAAYYLVAPAECSSNLARYDGTIFGHRAEDFSPKYPGEEEIPPLIRMMMASRAEGFGPEVKRRIMLGTFALSAGYADQYYNQALKVRRLIRNDFDAAFKEVDVLIGPTTPSAAFKLGEKTADPLSMYLSDIYTITTNLAGIPGLSIPCGLTGTGLPIGLQLLAPAFAEENLLRTARVYEKMTDWHFRRPGLV, encoded by the coding sequence ATGATCGACCCGACACGCGTCACGGCCACCGGCCTGATCGACCAGTACTCGTCCGGCGCCGTCACTGCCGAGGAGGTCACGCGCGCCTACCTCGACCGCATCGACCGCTTCGACGACCGGCTTCACGTCTTCCTGCATCGCGACGCCGAGGCGGCGCTCGCCAAGGCGCAGGATGTCGACCGTCGTCGCAAAGCGGGCGAACCGCTGGGGGCGCTCGCCGGCGTGCCCATCGCCATCAAGGACGTGCTCTGCACACGCGGCGAGCCGACCACCTGCGGCAGCAAGATGCTGCAGAATTTCAGGCCGCCTTATGACGCGACAGTCATCAAGAAGCTGCACGCGGCCGACGCGATCCTGATCGGCAAGACGAACATGGACGAGTTCGCCATGGGCTCGTCGACCGAGAACAGCGCCTACGGGCCGACCCGCAACCCTTGGGATACCGAGCGGATTCCCGGCGGCTCCTCGGGCGGCTCCGCCGCCGCCGTGGCCGCAGACTTCGCGCCGATCTCGCTGGGTTCCGACACCGGCGGCTCCATCCGTCAGCCGGCCGCGCTCTGCGGGATCGTCGGCCTGAAGCCGACGTACGGCCGGGTGAGCCGCTACGGCCTGATCGCGTTCGCCAGCTCGCTCGACCAGATCGGCCCATTCTCGCACGACCTGGCCGACACCGCGCTGCTGATGAAGGTGATCTCGGGCCGAGACCCGATGGACGCCACCAGCGTCGACGAGCCCGTGCCCGACTACCCGGCCACGCTGAACACCCCGCCGAAATCGCTCAGGATCGGCCTGGTTCGCGAGTTCTTCGGCGAAGGGCTCGACCCCGAGATCGAGACCGCCGTGCGCGAGGCGATCAAGGTCTATCAGGCGGCCGGCGCCACGATCCACGAGGTCTCACTGCCCCACTCCAAGTATGGCGTGGCCGCCTATTACCTGGTGGCCCCGGCCGAGTGCTCCAGCAACCTGGCCCGCTACGACGGGACGATTTTCGGCCATCGCGCCGAGGACTTCTCGCCGAAGTATCCGGGCGAGGAAGAGATTCCCCCGTTGATCCGGATGATGATGGCCAGCCGCGCCGAAGGGTTCGGCCCCGAGGTCAAGCGCAGGATCATGCTGGGCACCTTCGCCCTCTCCGCCGGCTACGCCGACCAGTACTACAACCAGGCCCTGAAGGTCCGCCGCCTGATTCGCAACGACTTCGACGCCGCATTCAAGGAGGTCGACGTCCTGATCGGCCCGACCACCCCCTCTGCGGCGTTCAAGCTCGGTGAGAAGACGGCCGACCCGCTGTCGATGTACCTCTCGGACATCTACACCATCACCACCAACCTCGCCGGCATCCCCGGCCTGAGCATCCCCTGCGGCCTCACCGGGACCGGCCTGCCTATCGGCCTCCAACTGCTCGCCCCCGCCTTCGCCGAGGAGAACTTGCTCCGGACGGCCAGGGTCTACGAGAAGATGACCGACTGGCATTTCCGGCGGCCCGGGTTGGTATAA